Proteins encoded in a region of the Microbaculum marinisediminis genome:
- a CDS encoding FAD-dependent oxidoreductase, with amino-acid sequence MNATSHSADIVVVGAGGAGLTAAAVAASEGRRVILLEKSRYVGGTAAVSGGAVWIPNNPHLAATGVEDSYENARLFLDTVVGNLASADMKDAFLRRGPEAIRYIEENTDLHFSARPYGPDYLDRPGSSLGGRLMDPAEFDGRELGDRFNDLRPPLPEFGLFGKMMVNRADLEALLAARRSPKAAMHSARIVFRYFRDRLRGYPRGTRLLIGNALAAALYKTLLRKDTPIWLETETRRLLTADGQICGVEVERAGERLVINASAVILASGGFPGSARMRERLLPDAPEPLSAAIADNTGDGIALAEAVGGTIADRNSNGAYWSPVSLVPRDDGSVAHFPHLMFDRAKPGLIAVTSNGKRFTNEADSYHEFVKAMLKQNADNAYLIADSTFLSKYTFGPVPPEFAMRQKFLRSGYLIKADSISGLARQIGIAPDALEATIARYNTAAAQGQDPDFDKGGSPYNRYLGDAGNPGNPCLAPIDKGPFYAIKVFKGDIGTCRGLDVNTHAQVLDGAGAPIPGLYACGNDMNSMMGGEYPGPGITIGQAITFGYVAAIHAAGIKDA; translated from the coding sequence ATGAACGCGACTTCCCATTCGGCCGATATCGTCGTGGTGGGCGCCGGTGGCGCCGGTCTGACAGCGGCCGCGGTCGCCGCCAGCGAGGGGCGGCGAGTCATCCTGCTGGAGAAGAGCCGCTATGTCGGCGGCACCGCCGCGGTCTCCGGCGGCGCGGTCTGGATTCCGAACAACCCGCATCTCGCCGCAACCGGCGTGGAAGACAGCTACGAGAACGCCCGACTCTTCCTCGATACCGTCGTCGGCAATCTCGCGAGCGCCGACATGAAGGACGCGTTCCTGCGGCGCGGACCGGAGGCGATCCGGTATATCGAGGAAAACACCGACCTTCACTTCTCGGCGCGCCCCTACGGACCGGACTATCTCGACCGGCCGGGATCGAGCCTGGGCGGGCGCCTGATGGACCCTGCCGAGTTCGACGGCCGGGAACTCGGCGACCGGTTCAACGATCTTCGCCCGCCGCTTCCGGAGTTCGGACTGTTCGGAAAGATGATGGTCAACCGTGCGGACCTTGAGGCGCTGCTCGCCGCGCGCCGTTCTCCGAAGGCTGCCATGCATTCGGCCCGCATCGTGTTCCGCTACTTTCGCGACCGCCTGCGCGGCTACCCGCGGGGCACACGGCTGCTGATCGGCAATGCCCTTGCTGCCGCCCTGTACAAGACGTTGCTGCGCAAGGACACGCCGATCTGGCTGGAGACCGAGACGCGCCGCCTGCTGACGGCGGACGGGCAGATCTGTGGCGTCGAGGTCGAACGCGCCGGCGAGCGCCTTGTCATCAACGCGTCCGCCGTCATCCTCGCGAGCGGCGGCTTCCCCGGCTCGGCGCGGATGCGCGAGCGCCTGCTTCCGGACGCGCCGGAGCCGTTGTCGGCCGCCATCGCCGACAACACCGGCGACGGTATCGCCCTGGCCGAAGCCGTCGGCGGGACGATCGCAGACCGCAATTCCAACGGCGCCTACTGGTCGCCCGTTTCGCTGGTGCCGCGCGACGACGGGTCGGTAGCCCATTTCCCGCACCTGATGTTCGACCGCGCCAAACCGGGGCTCATCGCGGTCACCAGCAACGGCAAGCGGTTCACGAATGAGGCCGATTCGTACCACGAGTTCGTCAAGGCCATGCTGAAGCAGAATGCCGACAACGCCTATCTGATCGCCGACAGCACGTTCCTCAGTAAATACACCTTCGGGCCGGTCCCGCCGGAATTCGCGATGCGCCAGAAGTTCCTGCGGTCCGGCTATCTGATCAAGGCCGACAGCATTTCCGGACTGGCGCGACAGATCGGTATCGCCCCCGACGCGCTGGAGGCGACGATTGCCCGCTACAACACGGCTGCCGCACAAGGGCAGGATCCGGACTTCGACAAGGGTGGCTCGCCCTACAACCGGTATCTCGGCGATGCCGGCAACCCCGGGAATCCCTGCCTTGCGCCGATCGACAAGGGACCGTTCTACGCGATCAAGGTCTTCAAGGGCGACATCGGCACCTGCCGCGGCCTGGACGTGAACACCCATGCGCAAGTCCTGGATGGTGCCGGCGCGCCGATTCCCGGTCTGTATGCTTGCGGCAACGACATGAACTCGATGATGGGTGGCGAGTATCCGGGTCCGGGGATCACCATCGGCCAGGCGATCACATTCGGCTATGTCGCGGCCATCCATGCCGCAGGTATCAAAGACGCCTGA
- a CDS encoding TRAP transporter substrate-binding protein, translated as MRVLHTLLAGAFAFGAMSAAASAADYNFKIGHAASSKHAFNIGVEMFAEAVAEKTGGKVAIEVVGDRQLGDDKQLLEGVQLGTIDGALVSAPVFPLAAGAAAFDALQLPFVVPSYDSMSAVLSGPVGQKLLDSLDAKGMKGLSFYEAGQRHFLSREKPVKSVADFEGLKTRIVPIPLHKATWEAVGTNPVGMPYGEVYSGLETGVIDAVEINLSSVESENLFQNAKEVTFTGHYFWPGVLVVNKAKFDALPEDIQKAMIEAGHETIAKHYQFAKEDEARVAEALKAKGVTINQLDDLKAMQDKTAPVVTEWSGKDPIIVEFIEAVRKGS; from the coding sequence ATGCGGGTTCTTCACACCCTTCTTGCCGGCGCATTTGCCTTCGGCGCGATGAGCGCTGCTGCGTCTGCCGCCGACTACAACTTCAAGATCGGCCACGCGGCCTCCAGCAAGCACGCCTTCAACATCGGCGTTGAGATGTTCGCCGAGGCCGTCGCGGAGAAGACCGGCGGCAAGGTTGCGATCGAAGTGGTGGGCGACCGGCAGCTCGGCGACGACAAGCAGCTTCTGGAAGGCGTGCAGCTCGGCACGATCGACGGCGCCCTGGTTTCGGCGCCGGTCTTCCCGCTGGCGGCTGGCGCGGCGGCGTTCGACGCGCTGCAGCTGCCCTTCGTGGTGCCCTCCTACGACTCCATGTCGGCCGTCCTCTCGGGCCCGGTCGGCCAAAAGCTGCTCGACAGCCTCGATGCCAAGGGCATGAAGGGCCTCTCCTTCTACGAAGCCGGCCAGCGCCACTTCCTAAGCCGTGAGAAGCCGGTGAAGTCGGTCGCCGACTTCGAGGGTCTGAAGACCCGCATCGTCCCGATCCCGTTGCACAAGGCGACCTGGGAAGCGGTCGGCACGAACCCGGTCGGCATGCCCTACGGCGAAGTCTACTCGGGTCTCGAAACCGGCGTGATCGACGCCGTCGAAATCAACCTCTCCTCCGTCGAGTCCGAAAACCTGTTCCAGAACGCCAAGGAAGTGACGTTCACAGGCCACTATTTCTGGCCGGGTGTGCTGGTCGTGAACAAGGCCAAGTTCGACGCCCTGCCGGAGGACATCCAGAAGGCGATGATCGAGGCCGGCCACGAGACCATCGCCAAGCACTACCAGTTCGCCAAGGAAGACGAGGCGCGGGTGGCCGAGGCCCTGAAGGCGAAGGGCGTCACCATAAACCAGCTCGACGACCTGAAGGCCATGCAGGACAAGACGGCGCCGGTCGTGACGGAGTGGTCGGGCAAGGACCCGATCATCGTCGAGTTCATCGAAGCCGTCCGCAAGGGGTCGTGA
- a CDS encoding cupin domain-containing protein: MTAGKSEGAQAFRWEDLPREQVRPGVSRAGFRGNQAMMVMNWLEPGMEVRPHSHPEEQLVMVVKGRMRFYIGDETVDVEEGGLVRIPPNVVHCGEVLGDETVLNLDVFSPLRQDYLHLVTYQKSTFEPN, from the coding sequence ATGACCGCTGGAAAGAGCGAGGGGGCGCAAGCCTTCCGCTGGGAAGACCTGCCCCGCGAGCAGGTACGGCCCGGGGTCTCCCGGGCCGGTTTCCGGGGCAACCAGGCCATGATGGTGATGAACTGGCTGGAGCCAGGAATGGAGGTGCGTCCGCACAGCCACCCCGAGGAACAGCTGGTGATGGTGGTGAAGGGCAGGATGCGCTTCTACATCGGCGACGAGACCGTCGATGTAGAGGAGGGTGGCCTCGTCCGCATTCCGCCGAATGTCGTTCATTGCGGCGAGGTGCTCGGCGACGAGACGGTCCTCAACCTCGACGTCTTCTCGCCGCTTCGCCAGGACTACCTGCACCTCGTGACCTATCAGAAGAGCACCTTCGAACCCAATTGA
- a CDS encoding TRAP transporter small permease, with amino-acid sequence MTETLTSIAKVYRTLMVALLGAMMAILFAVMCVQVFFRYGLNNSLIWAEEVCRYLLIWVSFLACGVAYQRGEIAAMRILVEALPARAAALLTLIADVAILVLLAFLVVFGWRYAVFSGGQTMPAADFIWSDVFHGEGSANLSLFWVYVSIPISMALLAVHIVIHTLSTLKALAGGTPPTSPSELGSAP; translated from the coding sequence ATGACGGAAACACTGACCAGTATCGCAAAGGTCTACAGGACACTGATGGTCGCCCTGCTGGGCGCCATGATGGCGATCCTGTTCGCGGTGATGTGCGTTCAGGTATTCTTCCGCTACGGCCTGAACAACTCGCTGATCTGGGCGGAAGAGGTCTGCCGCTATCTTCTTATCTGGGTCTCCTTCCTGGCCTGCGGAGTCGCCTATCAGCGCGGCGAGATCGCAGCGATGCGCATTCTCGTCGAGGCGCTGCCGGCGCGCGCGGCCGCCCTACTCACCCTCATCGCCGATGTCGCGATCCTGGTGCTTCTGGCCTTCCTGGTGGTTTTCGGCTGGCGCTACGCCGTGTTCAGCGGCGGCCAGACCATGCCGGCGGCGGATTTCATCTGGTCCGACGTCTTTCATGGAGAGGGCTCGGCAAATCTCTCGCTGTTCTGGGTCTATGTCTCGATCCCGATCAGCATGGCCTTGCTCGCAGTCCACATCGTCATTCACACGCTCTCCACGCTGAAAGCGCTGGCGGGCGGAACCCCGCCGACCTCCCCCTCTGAATTGGGGAGCGCGCCGTGA
- a CDS encoding TRAP transporter large permease has protein sequence MIFYLSGFAAFLLVGVPVALALGLASLVYLYLTGNTHLLIAFPQRMIAGVDQFVLLTIPFFLLAGNFMNAGGITDEIVRLAQTLVGRVRGGLAAVTVVASMLFSGVSGAATAEASALGSVLIPAMRRDGYDPRYAAALVATSSILGPLVPPSLALILYGVLTGTSIGDLFIAGIGPAIILCLALVAYVLIKARREGHPPSPMLGKAERRRSLRRGAPALLLPVIIVGGIRSGIFTPTEAAAIAALYALLLAVFFYRTMGFAAFWNALFETATLSAGIMLIVAMASMTAFVLGFENVPRQIAAGLTSLTQDPALLLLLINALLLMLGLFLEPLAALILVMPILIEVVQTIGLDPVQFGVMVVLNLMIGMITPPVGLCLFIVSAIGRVPIEGVSRAALPMIVICVAVLLLVAFVPDLTLFLPSLIAEGGN, from the coding sequence GTGATCTTCTATCTATCCGGCTTCGCGGCCTTTCTCCTGGTCGGCGTACCAGTCGCCCTGGCGCTGGGGCTCGCATCGCTTGTGTACCTGTACCTGACCGGCAACACGCACCTCCTGATTGCTTTCCCGCAACGCATGATCGCCGGCGTCGACCAGTTCGTACTGCTGACGATCCCATTCTTCCTGCTGGCCGGCAACTTCATGAACGCAGGCGGCATCACCGATGAAATCGTCAGACTCGCGCAAACGCTGGTCGGGCGCGTGCGCGGCGGTCTTGCCGCCGTGACCGTCGTCGCCAGCATGCTGTTTTCAGGCGTCAGCGGCGCGGCGACCGCGGAGGCCTCGGCGCTCGGCAGCGTGCTGATTCCGGCCATGCGCCGAGACGGTTACGATCCGCGCTACGCGGCCGCACTGGTCGCCACCAGTTCGATCCTCGGGCCGCTGGTACCGCCTTCGCTGGCGCTGATCCTCTATGGCGTCCTGACTGGCACCTCGATCGGCGACCTCTTCATCGCCGGCATCGGCCCAGCGATCATCCTGTGCCTGGCGCTCGTCGCCTATGTGCTGATCAAGGCGCGGCGCGAGGGACATCCGCCTTCGCCGATGCTGGGGAAGGCGGAGCGCCGCCGTTCGCTCCGCCGCGGCGCGCCGGCTCTGCTCCTGCCGGTGATCATCGTCGGCGGCATCCGCTCGGGTATCTTCACCCCGACCGAGGCCGCGGCGATCGCAGCGCTCTATGCGCTGCTGCTCGCCGTTTTCTTCTATCGCACGATGGGCTTTGCAGCCTTCTGGAACGCACTGTTCGAAACAGCGACGCTGTCGGCCGGCATCATGCTGATCGTCGCGATGGCATCGATGACAGCCTTCGTGCTCGGCTTCGAGAATGTCCCAAGGCAGATTGCCGCGGGTCTGACATCGCTGACGCAGGATCCCGCACTGCTGCTCCTCCTGATCAACGCGCTGCTTCTGATGCTCGGACTTTTCCTGGAACCGCTCGCCGCCCTGATCCTCGTCATGCCGATCCTGATCGAGGTGGTTCAGACGATCGGGCTCGATCCCGTACAGTTCGGGGTCATGGTCGTGCTGAACCTGATGATCGGCATGATCACGCCGCCAGTCGGTCTATGTCTCTTCATCGTCAGTGCAATCGGCCGCGTGCCGATCGAAGGCGTGAGCCGCGCCGCGCTGCCGATGATCGTCATCTGCGTCGCAGTGCTTCTGCTCGTCGCCTTCGTCCCCGACCTGACGTTGTTCCTGCCAAGCCTGATCGCGGAAGGGGGAAACTGA
- a CDS encoding IclR family transcriptional regulator: MTGESAPAGIQSLKHAFEVIEKMAAIGEPIGVTELAKALGIPKTRTFRYLRTLKTLGYVSQDSSTEKYRLTLRLFHIGQAVADSTQLLTEARAAMVQLRKETQQTVTLSSIENDGVRVLDIVRAHSPVQIVTRPGALLEFHSSAQGRVALAFGSASLWQAVRDKPMTQWTPHTNTDLATLEAEVAEARERGWATAPEQTLVGVNALAAPIFGANRELIATITVAGSLQHVPARPPEALLASVMQAARRISENLGCTEYPV, from the coding sequence ATGACAGGGGAGAGCGCGCCGGCCGGCATCCAGTCGCTGAAGCATGCCTTCGAGGTCATCGAGAAGATGGCCGCGATCGGCGAACCAATCGGCGTCACCGAACTGGCCAAGGCACTGGGCATTCCGAAAACCCGCACTTTCCGCTACCTGCGGACGCTCAAGACGCTCGGCTACGTGTCGCAGGACAGTTCCACCGAGAAGTATCGGTTGACGCTGCGCCTGTTCCATATCGGCCAGGCGGTCGCCGACTCCACGCAGCTTCTGACCGAGGCCCGCGCCGCCATGGTGCAGCTGCGGAAGGAAACGCAACAGACAGTCACCCTGTCGAGCATCGAGAACGACGGTGTGCGGGTTCTCGATATCGTGCGTGCGCACTCCCCGGTTCAGATCGTGACCCGTCCCGGCGCGTTGCTCGAATTTCATTCCTCGGCTCAGGGACGCGTCGCCCTCGCCTTCGGGTCGGCGAGCCTCTGGCAGGCGGTACGCGACAAGCCGATGACACAGTGGACGCCACACACCAACACCGACCTGGCGACGCTGGAAGCCGAAGTCGCAGAAGCCCGGGAGCGTGGCTGGGCGACGGCGCCGGAACAGACGCTCGTCGGCGTCAATGCGCTGGCGGCGCCGATCTTCGGCGCCAATCGCGAACTGATCGCGACGATCACGGTGGCCGGCTCCCTGCAGCACGTTCCGGCCCGGCCACCCGAAGCACTTCTCGCGTCGGTCATGCAGGCGGCGCGACGCATATCCGAGAATCTAGGTTGCACGGAGTACCCTGTATGA
- a CDS encoding hydantoinase/oxoprolinase family protein: MTRHALAVDIGGTFTDVVLVSHDGASFVDKTLTTHNNLLEGFFRGVDLVLDHAGLQPGDVDDVIVHATTVVTNALIERKGPPTALIVTEGFRDVLYIRNEHRYDMYDPQIEFADPLITRELTFPLAERTYADGGIGAAIDEDAVRAISKELKAKGVQSVAVCLLNSYKNPENEQVVGRVLAEELPDLFVSLSSDIAPQMREYLRSSTTAINAFTQPITRPYLNALTEELSNRGFSQLPLIMLSSGGVVGAPTAGRNPVRMIESGPAAGALVASYFARRFDIPNLISFDMGGTTAKACLILEYEPLVTGEFEVDRRYRFKPGSGMPITVPSIDMIEIGAGGGSIARVDALGLLKTGPDSAGSDPGPVCYGRGGTQPCITDADVVLGILDPDNFLGGDMKLDADGARAALGALGDKLGVSAEKAALGVFEVVCEQMAAAARAHATDRGVDYRGLPMLAFGGAGPVHACKVAELVDASMVIYPPLASVLSAFGTLVTPAKIDLVRSALARLGDIDWSALGATLDTMIEEGRSALLEAGLDVAQARFGFAADMRYVGQQSEITVQFEDDPRKIADPATLRESFETAYEKVYGLKLSDMSVEVVSWRVVAQGKPPAREATIAFATEPAAPKRTRPVHLADTPVDVPVYDRSAIAIGQTIAGPVIIEERETTAFVLPGWSVVLHENGSLIARRKEA, from the coding sequence ATGACGCGCCACGCGCTCGCGGTCGATATCGGCGGAACCTTCACGGACGTCGTACTCGTTTCCCACGACGGAGCGAGCTTCGTCGACAAGACGCTCACGACCCATAACAACCTTCTGGAAGGGTTCTTCCGAGGTGTCGATCTCGTGCTGGACCATGCCGGGCTTCAGCCCGGTGACGTCGACGACGTCATCGTCCATGCGACCACGGTCGTCACCAACGCGCTGATCGAACGCAAGGGCCCGCCGACGGCCCTGATCGTCACCGAAGGGTTCCGGGATGTTCTCTACATCCGCAACGAGCACCGCTATGACATGTATGATCCGCAGATCGAGTTCGCCGATCCGCTGATCACGCGGGAGCTGACCTTCCCGCTCGCCGAGCGCACATATGCCGACGGCGGGATCGGTGCGGCAATCGATGAGGACGCGGTTCGCGCCATCTCGAAGGAGCTGAAGGCGAAGGGCGTCCAATCCGTCGCCGTATGCCTCCTGAATTCCTACAAGAACCCGGAAAACGAGCAGGTCGTCGGCCGCGTACTCGCCGAGGAACTGCCGGATCTCTTCGTTTCACTGTCGAGCGATATCGCCCCGCAGATGCGCGAGTACCTGCGCAGCTCGACGACTGCGATCAACGCGTTCACCCAGCCGATAACGCGACCCTATCTCAATGCGCTGACCGAGGAACTTTCGAACCGCGGCTTTTCGCAGTTGCCGCTGATCATGCTGTCGAGCGGCGGCGTGGTGGGCGCGCCGACGGCCGGCCGCAATCCGGTGCGGATGATCGAATCCGGTCCCGCCGCGGGAGCGCTGGTGGCGAGCTATTTCGCCCGGCGTTTCGATATCCCGAACCTGATCTCTTTCGACATGGGCGGCACCACCGCCAAGGCCTGCCTCATCCTCGAATACGAACCGCTCGTTACAGGTGAGTTCGAGGTCGATCGCCGATACCGGTTCAAGCCGGGCAGCGGCATGCCGATCACCGTCCCCTCGATCGACATGATAGAGATCGGCGCGGGCGGTGGCTCGATAGCGCGCGTAGATGCGCTCGGGCTTCTGAAAACAGGGCCGGACAGCGCTGGCTCGGACCCCGGTCCCGTTTGTTACGGGCGTGGCGGCACACAACCCTGCATCACGGACGCCGACGTGGTGCTCGGGATCCTCGATCCCGACAACTTCCTCGGCGGCGACATGAAGCTCGACGCCGACGGCGCGCGCGCAGCGCTCGGGGCGCTGGGCGACAAGCTCGGCGTCTCGGCGGAAAAGGCGGCGCTCGGCGTTTTCGAGGTCGTCTGCGAACAGATGGCCGCAGCCGCGCGCGCGCATGCCACCGACCGCGGCGTCGATTATCGGGGCCTGCCCATGCTCGCTTTCGGAGGCGCCGGCCCGGTACATGCCTGCAAAGTCGCCGAACTGGTGGATGCCAGCATGGTGATCTACCCGCCCCTCGCCAGCGTCCTGTCGGCCTTCGGCACTTTGGTGACACCAGCCAAGATCGACCTCGTGCGCAGCGCGCTTGCCCGGCTCGGGGACATCGACTGGAGCGCCCTCGGCGCAACCCTCGACACCATGATCGAGGAAGGCAGATCAGCGCTGCTCGAGGCCGGTCTCGACGTTGCGCAGGCGCGCTTCGGCTTTGCAGCAGACATGCGCTATGTCGGCCAGCAGTCGGAGATCACCGTCCAGTTCGAGGACGATCCGCGCAAGATCGCCGACCCGGCGACGCTTCGTGAGTCCTTCGAGACCGCCTACGAGAAGGTCTATGGCCTCAAGCTCTCCGACATGTCCGTGGAAGTGGTAAGCTGGCGTGTCGTCGCACAGGGAAAGCCACCGGCACGCGAGGCGACAATCGCCTTCGCGACCGAGCCCGCCGCGCCGAAGCGGACGCGCCCCGTGCATCTTGCCGACACACCCGTCGACGTTCCCGTCTACGACCGTTCGGCCATCGCGATCGGCCAAACGATCGCCGGCCCCGTGATCATCGAGGAACGCGAAACGACGGCCTTCGTTCTGCCGGGCTGGAGTGTCGTCCTGCACGAGAACGGAAGCCTGATCGCCCGCAGGAAGGAAGCCTGA
- a CDS encoding hydantoinase B/oxoprolinase family protein, giving the protein MDGIELEILWSNVISIVSEQARALQRVAFSPVVREAGDLANALFDKRARMVAQAVTGTPGHINSLGAAARNLLKAIPPETLKPGDVLITNDPWMSAGHFFDITVLTPIFRSGEIIGYCGSTIHHTDIGGYGVGSGARDIHEEGLWIPVLKLYEAGKPNETLHAVMRQNVRTPDALFGDLGAQVASGNIAAERLNAMCDRYGLADIEELADEIITRSETATREAISKLPSGTYTGESRFDVPSGEIITLRTAVTIDAEAGDITIDFAGSSGPSPIGINVVPAYTHAYATFAVRSTLNPELPNNYGSLSPIRVTAPDECIVNAKYPVPVNARHVVGMYVPFPILKALAHVTPKNVVAEGSGAVWTIQIQGRDRAGQPFTSSMFNYSGGMGARATKDGLSAICYPTGVAAVPTEVLEAAFPIEFTCKELELGSGGPGKYRGGDGQRIGYRMRTGSPWLLNAIPSRLTEGPEGLFGGGSGTPGHFAINGKAVSEARKIEMQPEDEVLMITPGGGGYGRAG; this is encoded by the coding sequence ATGGACGGCATAGAACTGGAGATTCTCTGGTCCAACGTGATCAGCATCGTCTCGGAGCAGGCGCGTGCCCTGCAGCGCGTCGCCTTCTCACCGGTCGTGCGCGAGGCAGGCGATCTCGCCAACGCCCTGTTCGACAAGCGCGCCCGTATGGTTGCCCAGGCGGTGACCGGGACCCCCGGCCATATCAATTCTCTGGGCGCGGCGGCGCGAAACCTCCTGAAGGCGATACCGCCGGAGACGCTCAAGCCCGGCGACGTACTGATCACCAACGATCCCTGGATGTCGGCAGGACACTTCTTCGACATCACGGTGCTTACGCCGATCTTCCGATCGGGCGAGATCATTGGCTACTGCGGCTCCACGATCCACCATACCGACATCGGCGGCTACGGCGTCGGCTCGGGCGCCCGCGACATCCACGAGGAAGGCCTCTGGATCCCGGTCCTCAAGCTCTACGAGGCCGGCAAGCCGAACGAGACCCTGCACGCGGTCATGCGCCAGAACGTACGCACGCCGGATGCCCTGTTCGGCGATCTCGGCGCGCAAGTCGCGAGCGGCAACATCGCCGCCGAGCGCCTCAACGCGATGTGCGATCGCTACGGCCTTGCCGACATCGAGGAGCTGGCTGACGAAATCATCACCCGTTCGGAGACGGCAACCCGGGAGGCGATCTCGAAGCTGCCCTCCGGCACCTATACCGGCGAAAGTCGCTTCGACGTACCGAGCGGCGAGATCATCACGCTGCGTACGGCCGTGACCATCGACGCTGAGGCCGGCGACATCACCATCGACTTCGCCGGATCGTCGGGGCCGAGCCCGATCGGGATCAATGTCGTGCCGGCCTACACCCACGCCTACGCAACCTTCGCGGTGCGTTCTACGCTCAATCCGGAGCTGCCGAACAACTACGGCAGCCTGTCGCCTATTCGTGTGACGGCGCCGGATGAGTGCATCGTCAATGCCAAGTACCCGGTGCCTGTGAATGCCCGGCACGTCGTCGGCATGTACGTGCCCTTTCCGATCCTGAAGGCGCTCGCCCATGTCACGCCGAAGAACGTGGTCGCGGAAGGCTCAGGTGCCGTCTGGACGATTCAGATACAGGGTCGCGATCGCGCCGGGCAGCCATTCACCAGCTCGATGTTCAACTATTCCGGCGGGATGGGTGCGCGCGCGACCAAGGATGGCCTTTCGGCGATCTGCTACCCGACCGGCGTCGCGGCGGTGCCGACCGAGGTGCTGGAAGCCGCCTTTCCGATCGAGTTCACCTGCAAGGAGCTGGAACTCGGCTCGGGCGGCCCGGGCAAATATCGCGGCGGCGACGGCCAACGCATCGGCTATCGTATGCGCACGGGATCACCGTGGCTTCTGAACGCTATTCCCTCCCGCCTGACGGAAGGCCCGGAAGGCCTGTTCGGTGGGGGATCGGGAACGCCCGGACATTTCGCTATCAACGGCAAGGCAGTGTCGGAGGCGCGCAAGATCGAGATGCAGCCGGAGGACGAGGTGCTCATGATCACCCCGGGCGGCGGAGGCTATGGCCGAGCCGGGTAG
- a CDS encoding cobalamin-independent methionine synthase II family protein — protein sequence MANIRFRTTHVGSLPRGETLAGMLIAREAGEKVDASAFDTLVDERVEETLTRQIEAGVDWVNDGEQGRAGFQTYVADRMTGFGGESRREAPLDYERFPTYAAMARRGMGNVAKVRDAPMAIGEVAYESTAEIEQECARLARHLANHDLKPGDAFLTAPSPGIVATTLQNAHYKTHDDYLNALAGELRKEYGAILDAGFALQIDAPDIAMERCTFFKSLDTPDFLVAVERHLEALNAAIEGIPPERIRLHCCWGNWAGPHVHDIPLRDVIGIFYRANVGAFSIPFANPRHQHEYEVFREFPFPKEVLLLPGIVDTTCNYIEHPEVVARRVLEAVGAIGDAERVVPSTDCGFGTFAGYEFVAEELVWEKLSALREGADIAAKRL from the coding sequence AGACGCTCGCCGGCATGCTGATTGCCCGTGAGGCGGGTGAAAAGGTTGATGCCTCTGCGTTCGACACGCTGGTGGACGAGCGCGTCGAAGAGACGTTGACCAGGCAGATCGAAGCGGGCGTCGACTGGGTCAATGACGGCGAGCAGGGGCGGGCCGGCTTTCAGACCTATGTCGCCGATCGGATGACGGGCTTCGGCGGGGAGTCCCGCCGCGAGGCGCCCCTCGACTATGAGCGATTTCCGACCTACGCCGCCATGGCGCGCCGCGGGATGGGCAATGTCGCGAAAGTCCGCGATGCGCCGATGGCGATCGGCGAGGTCGCCTACGAAAGTACCGCCGAGATCGAACAGGAATGCGCGCGCCTTGCCCGCCACCTGGCGAACCACGATCTGAAACCGGGCGACGCCTTCCTGACGGCGCCGTCGCCCGGCATCGTGGCGACGACCCTCCAGAACGCGCACTACAAGACCCACGACGATTATCTCAACGCGCTCGCTGGCGAGCTTCGCAAGGAATACGGGGCAATCCTCGACGCGGGCTTTGCCCTCCAGATCGATGCGCCGGATATCGCGATGGAACGCTGCACGTTCTTCAAGTCGCTTGATACCCCGGATTTCCTGGTGGCCGTCGAACGCCATCTCGAAGCCTTGAATGCGGCGATCGAAGGCATTCCGCCCGAGCGGATTCGCCTGCATTGCTGTTGGGGCAACTGGGCCGGTCCCCATGTCCACGATATTCCGCTTCGAGACGTGATCGGGATCTTCTATCGGGCCAACGTCGGTGCTTTCAGCATTCCGTTCGCCAACCCGCGCCATCAGCACGAGTACGAAGTCTTCCGGGAGTTTCCTTTCCCGAAGGAAGTGTTGCTGCTTCCGGGAATTGTCGACACGACCTGCAACTACATCGAACACCCGGAAGTCGTCGCACGCCGGGTCCTGGAAGCGGTCGGCGCCATCGGCGATGCCGAACGCGTGGTTCCGAGCACGGACTGCGGATTTGGAACCTTCGCGGGCTACGAATTTGTCGCCGAGGAACTGGTCTGGGAAAAACTCTCTGCCCTCAGAGAGGGGGCCGATATCGCCGCGAAACGGTTGTAG